A window of Proteus columbae contains these coding sequences:
- the murJ gene encoding murein biosynthesis integral membrane protein MurJ, translating into MNLLKSLAAVSSMTLFSRVLGFIRDAIIARIFGAGMATDAFFVAFKLPNLLRRIFAEGAFSQAFVPILAEYKNQQGEEATRTFIAYVSGMLTLILAVVTVIGIIAAPWVIYVTAPGFSSSPDKFQLTTDLLRITFPYIFLISLASLTGSILNTWNRFSVPAFAPTLLNVSMIFFALVVAPYCNPPIMALAWAVVAGGILQLGYQLPHLKKIGMLVLPRISFKNSGVWRVMKLMGPAILGVSVSQISLIINTIFASFLVSGSVSWMYYADRLMELPTGVLGVALGTILLPSLSKSFASGNTEEYRKLMDWGLRLCFLLALPCTIGLAVLSGPLTASLFQYGNFNAHDALMTQQALIAYCVGLMGLIIIKILAPGFYSRQDIKTPVKIAIATLILTQLMNLAFIGSLKHVGLALSIGIAACFNASMLFWQIRKKNIYQPLAGWPVFLLKLVIALAVMGAVLVGMLWIMPSWDTGNMLMRILRLLLVVVAGAGSYFVALYALGFRPRHFSLRAL; encoded by the coding sequence ATGAATTTACTTAAATCACTTGCTGCGGTGAGTTCTATGACCTTATTTTCACGGGTACTGGGATTTATTCGTGATGCAATTATTGCGCGTATTTTTGGCGCAGGTATGGCAACAGATGCCTTTTTTGTTGCTTTTAAATTGCCAAACTTATTGCGGCGTATTTTTGCAGAAGGGGCATTTTCTCAAGCATTTGTTCCGATCTTGGCAGAATATAAAAATCAGCAAGGTGAGGAGGCAACGCGTACCTTTATTGCTTACGTTTCGGGTATGCTGACGCTTATTTTAGCCGTGGTCACCGTGATTGGTATTATTGCTGCGCCTTGGGTGATTTATGTTACAGCACCGGGTTTTAGTAGTTCACCTGATAAATTTCAATTAACGACCGATTTATTACGGATCACCTTTCCTTATATTTTTCTTATTTCACTGGCTTCATTGACGGGCTCTATTTTAAATACTTGGAATCGTTTTTCAGTACCCGCTTTTGCACCAACGCTACTCAATGTCAGCATGATCTTTTTTGCTTTAGTGGTCGCACCTTATTGTAATCCTCCTATTATGGCATTGGCGTGGGCGGTTGTTGCTGGGGGAATATTACAACTGGGTTATCAATTACCGCATTTGAAAAAAATCGGTATGCTTGTTTTGCCGCGTATTTCATTTAAAAATAGCGGTGTTTGGCGTGTGATGAAACTGATGGGGCCTGCTATTTTAGGGGTTTCGGTTAGCCAAATATCGTTAATTATCAATACTATTTTTGCTTCCTTCTTAGTCTCTGGTTCAGTTTCTTGGATGTATTACGCAGATCGTTTGATGGAACTACCGACCGGGGTATTAGGCGTTGCATTAGGTACAATCTTACTTCCTTCATTATCTAAGAGTTTTGCCAGTGGTAATACTGAAGAATATAGAAAATTAATGGATTGGGGATTAAGACTGTGCTTCTTATTAGCACTGCCTTGTACTATTGGTTTAGCGGTATTATCTGGGCCTTTAACCGCGTCTTTATTCCAGTATGGTAATTTCAATGCTCATGATGCACTAATGACACAACAAGCGCTAATCGCTTACTGTGTTGGGTTAATGGGACTGATTATCATAAAAATCTTAGCACCAGGTTTTTATTCTCGTCAGGATATTAAAACACCAGTAAAAATTGCGATTGCGACATTAATTCTCACACAATTAATGAACCTTGCATTCATTGGTAGCTTGAAACATGTGGGGCTTGCACTTTCAATAGGTATTGCGGCTTGTTTTAATGCCTCTATGTTGTTTTGGCAGATCCGTAAGAAAAATATCTATCAACCTTTGGCTGGCTGGCCAGTGTTCTTATTAAAACTTGTTATTGCGCTTGCCGTAATGGGGGCTGTATTAGTTGGAATGTTGTGGATCATGCCAAGTTGGGATACCGGCAATATGCTAATGCGCATCTTACGCTTGTTGTTAGTTGTAGTAGCTGGAGCAGGAAGTTATTTTGTTGCGCTGTATGCACTAGGGTTTAGACCTCGCCATTTCTCACTACGTGCTTTATAA